The following nucleotide sequence is from Mechercharimyces sp. CAU 1602.
CACTTTCCATCCAAAAGCGAGTGCACTCATAATAACTCCTGCGATTACACCTTTGGAAAGATCATGTGTGACAACCACAATAGCGACTGTAGTTACCATTACCACTGCATCGGTCAGCGGAATACGTGCAATACTTCGTACTGAACCCCAATCAAAAGTTCCAATCGATACCATGATCATGACCCCAACCAAGGCTGCCATAGGAATTTGCTTCACAATATCACCCATGACAAGGATGAGGAAAAGCAGAAAAGCACCCGCTACAAAGGAAGAAAGACGACCTCGTCCACCTGATTTCACATTGATCACCGACTGTCCGATCATGGCGCAACCTGCCATGCCACCGAAGAAACCTGTAACGACGTTTGCCATCCCTTGTCCTCGTACTTCTTGATTCTTGTTACTCTTTGTATCCGTTTCCTCATCTACGATCGTAGCCGTTAACAATGACTCCAGCAACCCAACCAAAGCGAGTGGAATGGAATAAGGTAAAATAATTTTTAAGGTTTCTAAGTTGAAGGGAATATCAGGAATCTTAAAGAACGGGAGCGCTTGTGTAATTTCTCCCATATCGCCAACCGTTTTAAGATCTAGCTTCATCGTAATCGCCACTGTTGTCATCACAATAATCGCGATCAATGGTGATGGCACAGCTTTTGTAATAAGCGGTAACAAATAAATAATAAGCAACGTTACCGCTACCATCGCATACATCACCCATGATGCACCCACAAAATGAGGGAGTTGAGCCATAAAAATTAAGATAGCAAGTGCATTAACAAAACCGATAATAACAGAATGAGGAACAAACGTAATAAAGCGACCCACTTTAAGAAGCCCGAGAATAAATTGAATAATGCCCGTCAGCACAGTCGCTGCTAACAAATACTCTACTCCATGCTCCTTTACCAGCGTCACCATTAACAGGGCCATTGCCCCTGTCGCCGCTGAAATCATCCCTGGGCGACCACCAACAAAGGCGATGATCACCGCAATACAAAAAGATGCATATAATCCCATCATGGGATCGACCCCAGCAATGATGGAGAATGCAATCGCTTCTGGAATCAGGGCAAGTGCCACCGTCATCCCAGCCAATACATCGCCACGAATGTTACCTGTCCATTGCTGCATATAACGACTAATATTATTTTCCAAACATCATCCCTCTTTCTAGTAGATTCATTCACTAGCCGAACCTATATTTATCCACAAAAATAAAAACGAACCTCGTTGGTTCGAAATTGACGTATCATTATCCAACTTCAAGCCGCACACGAAGCAATCTTCCTCACACAGTAGCAAAGCACCTTATGAAGAAGCATCTACTTCGCTTATAAAAAATAATTGCACCCGCTCCACTAAAAGACTTGTCCATTATAACACGATTTTCTATGTAGTTGAACGTTAATCTCGCAACCAGTGCCATTTACCAGATTTACCACCAACAAAAAAAGAGGTCGCGTCAATAACCCGCGACCTCTTTTTATCAGCTTAAAGCATCCGTTTTTAATGCACACCGTCCGCAACTTCAATATGCTCATCAAATTCGATTGACATCGCTAATACTTCCGCTACGTCCATCGTCTTCACTTGCTCTTCCATCTCTTTCGACTTCGTACCATCACTTAACATGGTTAAGCAGTATGGACAAGCACTACCGATCATAGATGGGGTGACCTTTAACGCTTGCTCCGTCCGCGCCACGTTGACACGCACACCTTTATCTTCTTCCATCCACATCAAGCCGCCACCTGCTCCACAACACATTCCATTTTCACGATTACGATCCATTTCCACGAGCTCGATCCCTGGAATAGCACGGAATATATCGCGTGGCGCCTCATATTCATCGTTATAGCGACCCAGGTAGCAAGAGTCGTGGAACGTGACACGCTCGTTCACCTCTTTGGTAGGGGTGAGACGTCCATCACGAATCAACTGTGCCAACAACTGCGTATGATGCATCACTTCAATATCTTCTAAGCCCATATCTGGGTACTCATTCTTGAAGACATTATATGCATGAGGGTCAGCTGTAACAATCTTCTTTACGTTATGCTTCTCAAACAACGCAATATTATCCATCGCAAACTGTTGGTAGAGAAACTCGTTTCCAAGGCGGCGAGCCGTATCTCCAGAGTTCTTCTCTTTTTTTCCGAGAATCGCAAAGTCAATTCCCGCTTGGTTGAGGAGTTTTACCAATGAATGCGTGATCTTTTGACTACGATTATCGTAAGAACCCATCGAACCTACATATAGCAGATACTCAAATTCTTTCTTCTCTTTTACCGATGGTACATCAGTATCAGCCGACTCAGTCCATTTGGCACGATCTTTACGGCTTAATCCCCATGGATTGCCCTGACGTTCGATATTTTGGAAGGTACGCGCCACTTCTGGGCTCATCTTTCCTTGAGTCAATACGAGATGACGACGCATATCCATGATTTTATCCACATGTTCATTGGAGACCGGACAAGCGTCTTCACAGTTACGGCACGTAGTACACGCCCACAGCTCTTCTTCCGTAATCACGTCACCGATCAAGTCGATCGGATACTTATAAGTACCATCTTCTTCTTTGGTCACACCTACGTTTAGTGCTGCTTCGTTCGCCCCACTAAATGCAAAAGCTGGCATCCATGGTGTACGCGAAGTAATTGCCGCCCCTTTATCCGTCAAGTGATCACGCATTTTCACCAATAAATCCATCGGTGAAAGCATTTTCCCCGTGTTGGAAGCGGGACACATATTGGTACAGCGTCCACATTCCACACAAGCATATAAATCAATCAGTTGGTTTTCATGGAAATCTTCAATTTTACTTACACCGTATTCGGTTAGTGACTCATCTTCAAAGTCGATTGTCCGCAACTTTGAAGGGGGATCCGTACGCTTCAAGAACACATTGATCGGCCCTGCAATCAAGTGGAAGTGTTTCGATTGCGGTACATAGACGGCGAAAGCGAGAACTGTAATAAGGTGAATCCACCAGAAGATATAAAACAGTACCGCTGCAGCTGTCGCCGACATCCAACCTGCAAATGGGAAGGCTAATAGCGACGAAATTGGCATTTCCCATGAAGGTTCAATTCCTAACCAAATTTGTTCAAACGCTGCTGCAAATAAAATAGATGTTAACAGTGAGGTTAAGAAAATAATAACTAACCCCGCTTTAAATCCACGCTTAAGGCGCGCCAATTGCTCGACGTAACGACGGTAAAAAGCGTATATTGTTGCCAACAATACGGAGAAAACAACAAACTCCTGAATAAATGTAAATACTCCATACGCTGGGAGCGGTAAATGCTTCCCAGGGAATAAACCCTTATAAAATAGATCAATCGCACCAAACTGGATCACGATAAATCCATAAAACATCACCACGTGCATGATACCACTCTTGGTATCTTTTAAAAGCTTTTTCTGCCCAAAAACGTTAACCATCGTCTGATTAACACGCTGACCCAAATCCTTTTTAAGATCGGCTGGTTTACCCAGCTTCACGAACATATACCGACTGTAGAGGATGTAGGAAACCAAATAGATGGCATAACCCACGACTGCTAAAAAGAGAAGTAGGTTTATGATCTGTAACATAGGCATCTTCGTTGTCGCTCCTTTCTTTCATCTTCTTCAAAGTATCATCATTCACACACTAAGAAACGGTTCCGTTTTTATAATCACACATAGCATCATTGTATCACAAAATGA
It contains:
- a CDS encoding heterodisulfide reductase-related iron-sulfur binding cluster, producing MPMLQIINLLLFLAVVGYAIYLVSYILYSRYMFVKLGKPADLKKDLGQRVNQTMVNVFGQKKLLKDTKSGIMHVVMFYGFIVIQFGAIDLFYKGLFPGKHLPLPAYGVFTFIQEFVVFSVLLATIYAFYRRYVEQLARLKRGFKAGLVIIFLTSLLTSILFAAAFEQIWLGIEPSWEMPISSLLAFPFAGWMSATAAAVLFYIFWWIHLITVLAFAVYVPQSKHFHLIAGPINVFLKRTDPPSKLRTIDFEDESLTEYGVSKIEDFHENQLIDLYACVECGRCTNMCPASNTGKMLSPMDLLVKMRDHLTDKGAAITSRTPWMPAFAFSGANEAALNVGVTKEEDGTYKYPIDLIGDVITEEELWACTTCRNCEDACPVSNEHVDKIMDMRRHLVLTQGKMSPEVARTFQNIERQGNPWGLSRKDRAKWTESADTDVPSVKEKKEFEYLLYVGSMGSYDNRSQKITHSLVKLLNQAGIDFAILGKKEKNSGDTARRLGNEFLYQQFAMDNIALFEKHNVKKIVTADPHAYNVFKNEYPDMGLEDIEVMHHTQLLAQLIRDGRLTPTKEVNERVTFHDSCYLGRYNDEYEAPRDIFRAIPGIELVEMDRNRENGMCCGAGGGLMWMEEDKGVRVNVARTEQALKVTPSMIGSACPYCLTMLSDGTKSKEMEEQVKTMDVAEVLAMSIEFDEHIEVADGVH
- a CDS encoding SulP family inorganic anion transporter, with the translated sequence MQQWTGNIRGDVLAGMTVALALIPEAIAFSIIAGVDPMMGLYASFCIAVIIAFVGGRPGMISAATGAMALLMVTLVKEHGVEYLLAATVLTGIIQFILGLLKVGRFITFVPHSVIIGFVNALAILIFMAQLPHFVGASWVMYAMVAVTLLIIYLLPLITKAVPSPLIAIIVMTTVAITMKLDLKTVGDMGEITQALPFFKIPDIPFNLETLKIILPYSIPLALVGLLESLLTATIVDEETDTKSNKNQEVRGQGMANVVTGFFGGMAGCAMIGQSVINVKSGGRGRLSSFVAGAFLLFLILVMGDIVKQIPMAALVGVMIMVSIGTFDWGSVRSIARIPLTDAVVMVTTVAIVVVTHDLSKGVIAGVIMSALAFGWKVAKLHTAVSEEAGKKVYHVSGQLFFGTMSHFVDLFDYQADPEHVVIDFTTAHVWDQSAVEAIAKAQAKYEGRGKKVTIRGLNDESEALVRRIGLSTSGH